The nucleotide window TCCGAGGCCCTCTTCATCCCGactttctttctctccatcgccgccgccctttcCAACATCCAGCACTATGCCGTCCCGAAATGCGGGCCCTGGCTCGTCGTTACCATGAGGGTGTGTTTCTGGGTCTACCTCGTCGTcaccttcttcctctccgtcGGCATGTATCATCTCCTCTTCACTGGCCGCAGGCGTCTGTCGCTCGATAGCATGACCCCGGCGTGGATTTTGCCCATCTTCCCCGTCATGCTATCCGGCACtctcgccgccttcatgGCCGCCACCCAGCCGCCAGACCAAGCCGCAGCCATGTTGGGCGCCGGTCTCGCTGCGCAGGGCCTGGGCTTCCTCATCTCGGCTTTCATGTACGCCACCTACCTCTCCCGCCTCATGACCATCGGTCTGCCGGTCCAACGCCCCGGCATGttcatcgccgtcggcccGCCAAGCTTCACCGCCGCGGCCTTGGTGTCGATGGGAGCTCAAGTGCCCCGCCTCATCACCTCGGCCGATTCCTTCATCTCCGACTCCCTCAGCTCGACCGCCTACCTCACCGGCATGGAGAACCCGGGCACGGTAGCCTTTGCCGTCCGCGCCATGGCCCTCTTCAGCGCCGTCTTTCTCTGGGGCTTGTCGTTCTggttcttctcctcggcctgcctATCCACACTGTTCGGCATGCCCGACCACTCGTTCCATCTCAGCTGGTGGAGTTTCGTCTTCCCCAACGTCGGCTTCACCATCGCCACGATCCGGATCGGCGAGGCTTTTGGGAGCGAGGGGCTGCTGTGGCTCGCGACCGTGTTGACGATTGTCCTGGTCGCTGTCTGGCTATTTGTCGGCTTCTGCTGCGCGCGGGCTGTCATTAGGAGGAAGCTTGTCTGGCCAGGCCGGGACGAGGACAGCGATTAGGGTCCTTTTTTCAATATTTGTTTTTTCAACCAGGCATTTCGCATCATTAGCCTGACACTTTGATACCACTAAGTAAGACACCAGAGAAGCATGTACCTCTGGTGTATTTGTAA belongs to Colletotrichum higginsianum IMI 349063 chromosome 5, whole genome shotgun sequence and includes:
- a CDS encoding C4-dicarboxylate transporter/malic acid transporter, which translates into the protein MAKASSTRTIDEGQTSDEPPPAGLMATFSRTKSRTNTILEKVSFRERIHHFTFAWYTLTMSTGGIALLLGQTPHRFRGLDTIGLVVFLLDVVLIFLITAALCLRFSFFRKTPAKAITHPSEALFIPTFFLSIAAALSNIQHYAVPKCGPWLVVTMRVCFWVYLVVTFFLSVGMYHLLFTGRRRLSLDSMTPAWILPIFPVMLSGTLAAFMAATQPPDQAAAMLGAGLAAQGLGFLISAFMYATYLSRLMTIGLPVQRPGMFIAVGPPSFTAAALVSMGAQVPRLITSADSFISDSLSSTAYLTGMENPGTVAFAVRAMALFSAVFLWGLSFWFFSSACLSTLFGMPDHSFHLSWWSFVFPNVGFTIATIRIGEAFGSEGLLWLATVLTIVLVAVWLFVGFCCARAVIRRKLVWPGRDEDSD